A window of Zavarzinella sp. contains these coding sequences:
- a CDS encoding proprotein convertase P-domain-containing protein translates to MQVSAVDVDTTQVLEDIASGDTSIVVGTSTNFPTAPFVAVLNNEHILVNSIAQSTTLLADNVGGGNGAIDVTTSTGFPGTPFVVQLDNEQLEVTAVQLNQTTLVGGITAAQTFIDVANASVLPAANFAIEINGERMRVIGVVGNTLEVVRGIGGTAPAAHANGSNVVNNRWLVNRGFNGTNPNGHGANSEINRSVWNVTRAQNGTLAANHNAADLLRVNTWTVQRGINNSNPAAHAANAAVDYGVPKGIYVAWNKNNTRGDGVVVSSVMIAGSGDGGYNFTTQQYVSTPNVQAFAPQIEFTQGTNDGDVDGGQMMVFWSSGGGIAFDLSAPDAGMASAPVAASQTFSRSYNPGNTDVTHYSGFNEGRITDAEVIPNVTPHDPGVTEFTMDVDIDGFNLDIINDLNVSIAMVHGQMDQVEIRLIPPATAGVGAITLLRNRTNAVGNSTGNGIAANVNMGTIRHGATTTLEYEAVGTVFDDEGVRGITAGNITHNLLSPRIGYFRPETGSLSQFDGLSAAQLSGTWTLEITDTRDNGANGGTSPAHPVQFLQEWKLHFTGLISNNGFGADAAANAATVGGAANNVYPTTGGPYGTPGVGPGIDIAIDKTLGSFSPYQGRIYAAYTSGSGTDTNVFVTSSDDNGLTWNEPVQVNDDSIGDNFTEGNRAQFTPAIAVDPITGTVAVMYYDSRIDAANARAASVIRVSVDGGRNWSDPSFLNNIKTVTDFLTGERVDLEPIPGNQGQAGANGFGDRQDLYFYNGKIVPVFASNENAAGSSITTADVRTAVGPRIISADMGHVTADFYDVSNNGAFTVRYNDGFDNNGVRELEGFVVQFDRPVQISSFDISDINVQYQSPNGGAPQAIALNGVFAYDRPTNQATTFGPREIGFDVLDDRAFATSFFIGFVTPQTAPGTYSFSVGPNVQDLVSYGRSVTLLPPSPPFDAPFTNTNDVFIPDLALVTSTVNVPALPPGQTVGKVTVSLNLVHEYNNDLEITLISPNGTRVLLYDQNGQPFDIDILGTTFDDDAATNIAAGTSPFTGTFRPVEGLAKFIGENPLGTWTLEIDDVLPADVGTLLDWSLTITPGQAGPVVGNLMDQNANSISAETVEVNTSISTLLAPANATTQQIALNDGTGFNGEPYTIQVGREQMRVVSSQFFGPTLVLDVIRGWNGTRVEAHGIGATVTRVSTPDIFSNPRPIASVNNGITTANPFVGPYDPQTLPLIIPGLHVLHTSLPDAGGNLVLPITTTLTNNITTNETTFDVADGSVFPQDRPFIITIGREQMLVTEVNGNELTVVRDYLGTSVREQHPFNQTVTYIPENLSLNNTVSAIDVVFSRPVNAATFTAADIISVVGPLGEITGPFTVTANPPGTIGNLADRVFRIGFPTQNLSGTYSIVLGSQIADTDGNLLDSNLNAGLEVLRGTADPAQAEIIRNVYGVNTAVNVPANSAASATLVVTDDFPIVQAPNQLRFDNTSTTTINQTGGINAFSTILNVSSSVGFPTVPFVVQVGTELMQVVGRTGNQWNVVRGFNGTVAQAHANGAQVRLGEPATIQVLVDITHNDVRDLTLTLISPTGTVIPLATNVGTFGASKLNFTNTVFDDLSQTPIQGGSAPFSAGPYNAQFPLSALNGESASGTWILTVTNSAGIAQAATINRFEIRLPQALPTTGFGEEIADRTTVSFRIFNSDLQNELTTQQWLAVGPVGNLLNEENNGTNAGPVEALAVDPSDPSGNTVYLGSSSGGLWKTTNFLTKDANGPIWIPLTDLGPTSSLHISNIAVYARNNDPSQSIILAATGNAGSVNQQGGGSSLGSTGVGFLRSFDGGMTWEVLDSTVNVLGNGDILTMNSAQRDHAFVGSNIYKVIFDPNPLPGGGIAVYAAVSNGSAPGLYRSLDAGSTWELVRAGNATDVVLSPGSKDGNGNLTRIYAAFRGEGVFRGDGEAPTTSSFTLLNTPQIFTPRVNTDLIGVPQIAEQAPDRTPNGAKGHIVLAQPALTNSPLADTFYQGWLYAAVATPGGGFDGLYLSKDNGFNWTRIELPALTTIFGDDFGTNNETRAEATHTNNRNGNGLGYPGQELGNYSLSLTIDPQNPNIIYLGSGNGIVRVDATKLDDIYAPVNCKLDGFTNGLVGSRYRFRKPVCGPANRLLGFKIPPTTMWIPHWSF, encoded by the coding sequence GTGCAGGTTTCAGCAGTAGATGTCGATACAACACAGGTGCTGGAAGATATTGCTTCGGGTGATACTTCTATCGTTGTGGGTACCAGCACCAATTTTCCCACAGCACCTTTCGTGGCGGTACTGAATAACGAACACATACTCGTCAACAGTATTGCACAATCAACCACACTACTTGCAGACAATGTCGGTGGTGGCAATGGTGCAATTGATGTTACTACTAGTACGGGATTTCCAGGCACTCCGTTTGTTGTACAGTTGGATAACGAACAATTGGAAGTAACCGCAGTTCAGCTCAACCAGACGACCCTCGTTGGCGGTATTACTGCTGCACAGACATTCATCGATGTTGCAAATGCCTCAGTATTACCGGCAGCTAATTTTGCGATTGAAATCAACGGCGAAAGGATGCGGGTAATTGGTGTTGTTGGAAATACACTTGAAGTAGTGCGTGGGATTGGCGGTACAGCTCCTGCAGCCCATGCGAACGGGTCCAACGTAGTGAATAATCGATGGTTGGTAAACCGCGGTTTTAACGGAACCAATCCTAATGGACATGGTGCCAACAGCGAAATCAACAGGTCAGTTTGGAATGTTACACGAGCACAAAACGGTACCTTAGCAGCCAATCATAATGCGGCAGATCTATTGCGTGTCAATACCTGGACAGTCCAACGGGGTATCAACAACAGCAATCCAGCAGCACACGCAGCAAATGCCGCTGTCGATTATGGGGTGCCAAAAGGTATTTATGTGGCGTGGAACAAGAATAATACACGTGGTGATGGGGTTGTGGTCAGCTCGGTGATGATTGCTGGCTCGGGGGACGGTGGCTACAACTTTACCACACAGCAGTATGTATCGACGCCTAATGTTCAGGCATTTGCACCACAAATTGAGTTCACCCAGGGTACAAACGATGGAGATGTTGATGGCGGCCAGATGATGGTCTTCTGGAGCAGTGGCGGCGGTATTGCCTTCGATCTTTCCGCACCAGATGCTGGTATGGCCAGTGCCCCTGTTGCAGCCAGCCAGACATTTTCCCGATCATACAATCCTGGGAATACGGATGTTACGCACTATTCAGGGTTCAATGAAGGGCGAATTACTGATGCGGAAGTTATTCCAAACGTCACGCCCCACGATCCTGGAGTGACTGAATTCACGATGGATGTTGATATCGATGGATTTAACCTCGATATCATCAACGATCTCAACGTTTCGATTGCGATGGTTCATGGTCAGATGGATCAAGTTGAGATCCGTCTGATACCGCCAGCAACGGCAGGAGTCGGAGCAATCACTTTACTGAGGAATCGAACCAATGCAGTTGGTAATTCCACTGGTAATGGTATTGCAGCGAACGTAAACATGGGGACGATTCGGCATGGAGCGACGACAACCCTCGAATACGAAGCTGTGGGTACTGTTTTCGATGATGAAGGGGTGCGCGGGATTACTGCAGGTAATATTACCCATAATCTACTGTCACCTCGTATTGGTTACTTCCGACCAGAAACAGGGTCATTAAGCCAGTTTGATGGTTTAAGTGCTGCTCAACTCAGCGGTACCTGGACACTGGAAATTACCGATACCCGCGACAACGGTGCCAACGGTGGGACTTCACCAGCTCACCCTGTGCAGTTTCTGCAGGAATGGAAGCTACACTTTACTGGATTAATCAGCAATAATGGTTTTGGTGCTGATGCAGCAGCGAATGCTGCAACCGTAGGAGGTGCAGCGAATAACGTCTACCCCACCACTGGTGGGCCTTATGGTACCCCTGGTGTCGGACCGGGTATTGATATTGCCATCGACAAAACTCTGGGCAGCTTCAGCCCTTATCAGGGCCGCATCTACGCAGCCTACACGAGTGGTAGCGGCACTGATACCAATGTGTTCGTCACATCTTCGGACGACAACGGCTTAACCTGGAACGAACCAGTTCAAGTCAATGATGATTCAATCGGTGATAACTTCACCGAAGGCAATCGGGCACAATTTACTCCGGCAATTGCTGTCGACCCGATTACGGGTACGGTTGCTGTGATGTATTATGATTCCCGCATCGATGCTGCCAATGCACGGGCAGCAAGTGTGATTCGGGTCAGTGTTGATGGTGGTCGGAACTGGAGTGATCCATCATTCCTGAATAACATTAAAACGGTGACCGATTTTCTGACCGGTGAACGAGTTGACCTGGAACCGATCCCGGGCAACCAGGGACAGGCGGGTGCCAACGGCTTTGGCGATCGCCAGGACCTTTATTTCTACAACGGCAAGATTGTTCCCGTCTTTGCTTCCAATGAAAACGCCGCTGGTTCATCGATTACCACAGCCGATGTCCGTACTGCCGTAGGCCCCCGGATTATCTCCGCTGATATGGGACATGTAACAGCAGACTTTTACGATGTCAGCAATAACGGCGCATTTACTGTCAGATATAACGACGGATTCGATAACAACGGAGTGCGAGAACTGGAGGGATTTGTAGTCCAGTTTGATCGCCCTGTTCAGATTTCTTCGTTCGATATTTCTGATATCAACGTTCAATATCAAAGTCCGAATGGTGGAGCACCACAGGCTATCGCTCTGAATGGTGTATTTGCTTATGATCGCCCAACTAATCAGGCTACTACATTTGGCCCGCGTGAAATTGGTTTTGACGTACTGGATGATCGTGCATTTGCTACCAGCTTTTTCATTGGATTTGTAACCCCTCAGACTGCTCCAGGCACCTATAGCTTTTCCGTTGGGCCAAATGTCCAGGATCTGGTGAGCTATGGTCGATCCGTAACGTTGTTGCCACCGTCGCCACCATTTGATGCACCATTCACCAACACGAACGATGTCTTTATACCAGACCTGGCTTTGGTAACTTCGACGGTGAATGTCCCAGCTCTACCTCCGGGACAAACCGTTGGCAAAGTTACCGTGAGCTTGAATCTGGTACACGAGTATAACAATGATTTGGAAATCACACTGATTTCACCAAACGGAACTCGTGTCCTGCTTTATGATCAAAATGGCCAGCCGTTCGATATTGATATCCTGGGAACGACGTTTGATGATGATGCAGCAACGAATATTGCTGCTGGTACATCTCCTTTCACAGGCACCTTCCGTCCGGTAGAAGGACTGGCGAAGTTTATTGGAGAAAATCCATTAGGCACGTGGACGTTGGAAATTGATGACGTACTCCCTGCTGATGTAGGTACACTCCTTGATTGGTCGCTGACGATTACTCCAGGTCAAGCTGGACCTGTGGTTGGCAATCTGATGGATCAGAATGCCAACTCAATCAGTGCGGAAACTGTGGAAGTGAACACCTCGATTTCTACATTACTTGCACCTGCAAATGCCACTACACAACAAATAGCTCTTAATGATGGCACAGGTTTTAATGGCGAACCTTACACCATCCAAGTAGGCCGGGAGCAAATGCGGGTTGTGAGCTCGCAGTTTTTTGGCCCAACCCTGGTTCTCGATGTGATTCGGGGCTGGAATGGAACCCGCGTTGAAGCACATGGTATCGGAGCAACAGTTACCCGTGTATCGACACCAGATATCTTCTCGAATCCGCGACCAATTGCTTCTGTAAACAATGGCATCACCACAGCCAACCCATTCGTTGGGCCTTACGATCCGCAGACGTTGCCATTAATTATCCCTGGCCTTCATGTGTTGCATACCAGCCTTCCTGACGCAGGTGGCAACTTAGTACTGCCAATCACGACAACGTTGACAAACAATATCACGACCAACGAAACCACATTCGATGTTGCAGATGGTTCTGTATTTCCACAGGATCGGCCATTTATTATCACGATTGGCCGTGAACAAATGCTGGTGACTGAAGTCAATGGCAACGAGTTGACTGTTGTTCGAGATTATCTTGGCACATCCGTTCGAGAACAGCATCCGTTCAACCAAACAGTTACTTACATCCCCGAAAATCTGTCGCTGAATAACACCGTCAGTGCCATCGACGTGGTGTTCAGCCGACCGGTCAATGCAGCAACCTTCACTGCAGCGGATATTATCTCTGTGGTGGGGCCGTTGGGTGAAATCACTGGTCCTTTCACGGTCACTGCGAATCCTCCAGGAACTATCGGCAATTTGGCGGACCGGGTATTCCGTATCGGTTTCCCCACCCAGAACCTCAGTGGTACCTACAGTATCGTTCTGGGTTCGCAAATTGCCGATACCGATGGCAACCTGCTCGATAGCAACCTGAACGCAGGTCTGGAAGTGCTGCGTGGCACTGCCGACCCGGCACAGGCGGAAATCATTCGCAATGTCTACGGTGTCAACACTGCGGTCAATGTTCCCGCCAACAGTGCAGCAAGTGCCACTCTGGTAGTGACTGATGACTTCCCAATTGTTCAGGCACCCAACCAGTTGCGATTTGATAATACTTCTACCACCACGATCAATCAGACGGGTGGGATCAATGCATTCAGCACCATTTTGAACGTGTCTTCCAGCGTGGGCTTCCCCACCGTGCCATTTGTGGTTCAGGTGGGTACCGAATTGATGCAGGTGGTCGGTCGTACTGGTAACCAGTGGAACGTGGTGCGTGGTTTCAATGGAACGGTGGCACAGGCACACGCCAACGGTGCCCAGGTCCGCCTGGGAGAGCCAGCCACCATTCAGGTACTGGTTGACATCACCCACAATGATGTGCGTGATCTGACCCTGACGCTGATTTCCCCCACTGGTACAGTGATCCCGCTGGCCACCAACGTAGGGACCTTCGGTGCCAGCAAGCTGAACTTCACCAACACCGTGTTTGATGACTTATCGCAGACCCCGATCCAGGGTGGTTCCGCACCATTCTCGGCTGGGCCTTACAATGCCCAGTTCCCACTGAGTGCTCTTAATGGTGAATCGGCTTCAGGGACCTGGATTCTGACTGTAACGAACTCCGCCGGGATTGCTCAGGCAGCGACGATCAATCGCTTCGAAATCCGCTTGCCACAGGCATTGCCAACAACTGGCTTTGGCGAAGAAATTGCAGACCGTACCACCGTTTCGTTCCGGATCTTTAATTCCGATTTGCAGAACGAACTGACCACCCAGCAGTGGCTGGCAGTGGGCCCTGTGGGTAACCTGTTGAATGAAGAAAATAACGGCACTAATGCTGGCCCAGTGGAAGCACTGGCCGTGGATCCTTCCGATCCATCCGGAAACACCGTGTATCTGGGATCTTCCAGTGGTGGTCTCTGGAAAACAACCAACTTCCTGACCAAAGATGCCAACGGACCAATCTGGATACCGTTGACCGATCTGGGCCCTACCAGCAGTTTGCATATCAGCAACATTGCGGTATACGCACGGAACAACGATCCAAGTCAGTCGATTATTCTGGCTGCCACGGGCAATGCTGGTTCGGTCAATCAGCAGGGCGGTGGTTCCAGCTTGGGCTCTACAGGGGTTGGTTTCCTGCGTTCATTTGATGGCGGGATGACCTGGGAAGTGCTCGACAGTACCGTGAACGTGCTGGGCAATGGTGATATCCTCACCATGAACTCCGCACAACGGGACCATGCGTTTGTCGGTTCAAATATCTACAAGGTCATTTTTGACCCCAATCCGCTCCCAGGTGGTGGCATTGCCGTCTACGCTGCTGTCAGCAACGGTTCGGCACCCGGATTGTACCGATCACTGGATGCGGGCAGCACCTGGGAACTTGTGCGGGCAGGGAATGCCACCGATGTGGTGCTTTCTCCCGGCAGTAAAGATGGCAATGGCAACCTGACACGGATCTACGCTGCCTTCCGTGGGGAAGGGGTCTTTCGTGGTGATGGCGAGGCACCCACCACCAGCAGCTTTACGCTGTTGAACACGCCACAGATCTTTACGCCACGAGTGAATACTGATCTCATTGGTGTTCCGCAAATTGCGGAGCAGGCCCCTGACCGCACTCCGAACGGAGCCAAGGGCCATATTGTGCTGGCACAGCCCGCACTGACCAATTCACCACTGGCCGATACGTTCTATCAGGGCTGGTTGTACGCTGCCGTGGCAACTCCAGGCGGTGGTTTTGACGGCTTATACCTTTCCAAAGATAACGGCTTTAACTGGACACGGATCGAATTGCCCGCACTGACAACCATTTTTGGAGATGATTTTGGCACGAATAACGAAACGCGTGCGGAAGCCACTCATACGAATAACCGAAATGGTAACGGGCTTGGTTACCCCGGTCAGGAGTTGGGCAACTATTCTCTGTCACTGACCATTGACCCGCAAAATCCCAATATTATTTATCTGGGTAGTGGTAACGGTATTGTTCGTGTGGATGCCACCAAGCTGGATGATATCTACGCGCCAGTGAACTGCAAGCTCGACGGATTCACGAACGGATTGGTTGGCTCACGATACAGGTTCAGGAAGCCTGTTTGTGGTCCAGCAAATAGATTGTTGGGATTCAAAATCCCACCGACGACGATGTGGATACCACACTGGAGTTTCTGA
- a CDS encoding glycosyltransferase yields the protein MTIITENPPVQDATPLSPADRKRIRKQIQRGRWKEWLMFDSTWGKRLLAQMQYRKAMLQSVRGQKMASWQTLMQLHRAALSPRIDRKIVARMNQAIADGTLSQLLTAYVDETKSTPRTQKLFDQPESVLGPHATVLKTAFAGEKGVLLLNYSYIYVPFAKLYDLQRISQKYYIVLEPSWSGTCDEQILVYGFLPNTVFVQCSEPRDIRFLQEANVNMVPIPTAANWWVDDNLYSPLPDVEKDADLVMVASWAEFKRHAQFFEVLAQLRQQGIRLKTLLAGYTSGWTKKHIEELAAYYGIADQLEIHEWIPPEEVNQLYNRALINVVWSRREGSNRAIIEGNLANIPFILREGFNYGDVHPCVNSQTGVFANDRTLAATITQTLERLSEFSPRSWVLENMTHRHATTILEQEIGKVAHHNGESWTGTLAGHMSVLHGNQYLDENDRTRFSQDYDFLRTTIR from the coding sequence ATGACAATTATTACAGAGAACCCGCCAGTGCAGGATGCGACGCCACTTTCACCCGCAGACAGAAAACGAATCCGCAAACAGATTCAGCGTGGGCGATGGAAAGAATGGCTGATGTTCGATTCCACGTGGGGCAAACGTCTGCTGGCACAGATGCAATACCGCAAAGCGATGCTGCAATCGGTGCGTGGCCAGAAAATGGCAAGCTGGCAAACGTTGATGCAACTACACCGTGCGGCACTGTCGCCCCGTATCGACCGCAAAATTGTGGCACGGATGAATCAGGCAATTGCGGATGGTACGTTGTCGCAACTCCTTACAGCGTATGTGGATGAGACGAAATCAACCCCACGCACCCAGAAACTGTTTGACCAGCCGGAAAGTGTGCTGGGCCCGCACGCGACGGTGCTGAAAACGGCCTTCGCGGGCGAGAAAGGCGTGCTGTTGCTGAATTATTCCTACATTTACGTGCCATTCGCCAAACTGTACGATCTGCAGCGGATTTCTCAAAAATACTACATCGTTCTTGAGCCAAGCTGGAGCGGAACGTGCGACGAGCAGATCCTGGTGTATGGCTTTCTGCCGAATACCGTGTTTGTGCAGTGCTCTGAACCACGCGATATTCGCTTTTTGCAGGAAGCGAATGTGAATATGGTACCGATTCCCACCGCAGCCAATTGGTGGGTGGATGACAATTTGTATTCCCCACTGCCCGATGTGGAAAAAGATGCGGATCTGGTGATGGTTGCATCGTGGGCGGAATTTAAACGGCATGCCCAGTTTTTTGAGGTGCTGGCCCAGCTTCGGCAACAGGGAATTCGCCTGAAAACGCTTCTGGCAGGGTATACATCTGGCTGGACGAAGAAGCACATCGAAGAATTGGCAGCGTACTACGGCATTGCCGACCAACTGGAAATCCACGAATGGATCCCACCTGAAGAAGTGAATCAGTTATATAACCGAGCGTTAATCAATGTGGTATGGTCGCGTCGGGAAGGGTCCAATCGAGCGATTATCGAAGGAAATCTTGCCAATATCCCGTTCATTCTGCGGGAGGGCTTTAATTACGGCGATGTGCATCCGTGCGTCAATTCCCAAACAGGCGTTTTTGCGAATGATCGCACCCTGGCAGCCACCATTACACAAACACTTGAGCGATTGTCAGAGTTTTCCCCACGATCATGGGTGCTGGAAAACATGACCCACCGTCATGCGACGACGATTCTGGAACAGGAAATCGGCAAAGTGGCCCACCATAATGGGGAAAGCTGGACAGGCACCCTGGCAGGCCACATGAGTGTGCTGCACGGCAACCAGTATCTCGATGAAAACGACCGCACCCGCTTTTCACAGGATTACGATTTCCTCCGCACCACCATCCGATAA